In Natronococcus occultus SP4, the following proteins share a genomic window:
- a CDS encoding DNA-directed RNA polymerase subunit D, whose product MSEEYDVEFVERGDREARFLVRGISPGFANGIRRAMVADVPTMAIDTVRFIENSSVMFDEQLALRLGLVPLTTPPEGEFVEDDTVTLSIDVEGPATAYSGDLVSSDSLVEPADENVPIIELKEGQRLEAEADARLERGKDHAKHQGGVAVGYRHLQRVEVVDDLPEFQEPESRIVRGVVEENGELVPTSEFDHDLSTRHPGKEVRLEDVPNAFVFHVETDGSFSVEELVTRATDSLEARATELEEAVQL is encoded by the coding sequence ATGAGTGAGGAGTACGACGTCGAGTTCGTCGAACGCGGGGATCGAGAGGCACGATTCCTCGTCCGCGGGATCTCTCCCGGGTTCGCCAACGGAATCCGTCGCGCGATGGTCGCCGACGTGCCGACGATGGCGATCGACACCGTTCGGTTCATCGAGAACTCGTCGGTGATGTTCGACGAACAGCTCGCCCTGCGACTCGGGCTCGTCCCGTTGACGACCCCGCCGGAAGGCGAGTTCGTCGAGGACGACACCGTCACGCTCTCGATCGACGTCGAAGGACCAGCCACCGCCTACTCGGGCGATCTCGTCTCCAGTGACTCCCTCGTGGAGCCGGCAGACGAGAACGTGCCGATCATCGAGCTCAAGGAGGGCCAGCGCCTCGAGGCCGAGGCCGACGCCCGTCTCGAGCGCGGGAAGGACCACGCCAAACACCAGGGCGGGGTCGCGGTCGGCTACCGACATCTCCAGCGCGTCGAGGTCGTCGACGATCTGCCGGAGTTCCAGGAACCGGAGTCCCGGATCGTCCGGGGCGTCGTCGAGGAGAACGGCGAACTCGTGCCGACAAGCGAGTTCGACCACGATCTCTCGACGCGACATCCGGGCAAAGAGGTCCGGCTCGAGGACGTTCCAAACGCCTTCGTCTTCCACGTGGAGACGGACGGCTCGTTCAGCGTCGAGGAGCTGGTCACGCGGGCCACCGACAGCCTGGAAGCGCGCGCAACCGAACTCGAAGAAGCAGTACAGCTATAG
- a CDS encoding 30S ribosomal protein S11 — MSQDDEKWGVAHVHASFNNTIMTVTDLTGSETIAKSSGGTAVKQNRDEASPYAAMQMAESIAEEIKAAGITGLHVRVRGPGGNLQKSPGPGAQATIRALARSGIEIGRIEDVTPIPHDGSRAPKGKGGY; from the coding sequence ATGAGCCAGGACGACGAGAAGTGGGGCGTAGCCCACGTGCACGCATCGTTCAACAACACGATCATGACCGTCACCGACCTCACCGGGTCGGAGACGATCGCCAAGTCCTCGGGCGGGACCGCGGTCAAGCAGAACCGCGACGAGGCCTCGCCGTACGCGGCGATGCAGATGGCCGAGTCGATCGCCGAGGAGATCAAGGCTGCCGGCATCACGGGACTGCACGTTCGCGTGCGCGGTCCCGGCGGCAACCTCCAGAAATCCCCCGGTCCCGGCGCGCAGGCGACGATCCGCGCGCTGGCCCGCTCGGGCATCGAGATCGGGCGCATCGAGGACGTCACGCCGATCCCGCACGACGGATCGCGCGCACCGAAAGGAAAGGGCGGCTACTAG
- a CDS encoding 30S ribosomal protein S4, translating to MPLGTDTKQYETPNHPYQGERIADEHSLVERYGLSNKEELWRAQSQLRSYRREARDLLGQAQDDETVMRRSEEFLGRLKRVGVLDEADELGDVLSLEVEDVLERRLQTVVYRKGLANTTQQARQFITHGHIVVDGQRHRVPSYVVDVDEEDLVDFEENSPLADDLHPERAEEQ from the coding sequence ATGCCGCTCGGAACCGACACCAAGCAGTACGAGACGCCGAACCACCCTTACCAGGGCGAGCGCATCGCCGACGAACACTCGCTGGTCGAACGCTACGGGCTCTCGAACAAAGAGGAGCTCTGGCGGGCCCAGTCCCAGCTTCGCTCCTACCGCCGCGAGGCCCGAGACCTGCTCGGCCAGGCCCAGGACGACGAGACCGTAATGCGCCGCTCCGAGGAGTTCCTCGGACGGCTCAAACGCGTCGGCGTCCTCGACGAGGCCGACGAGCTGGGTGACGTGCTCTCGCTCGAGGTCGAGGACGTCCTCGAGCGTCGCCTTCAGACGGTCGTCTACCGGAAGGGGCTGGCGAACACGACCCAGCAGGCCCGACAGTTCATCACGCACGGCCACATCGTGGTCGACGGCCAGCGACACCGGGTCCCCTCCTACGTCGTCGACGTCGACGAGGAGGATCTCGTCGACTTCGAGGAGAACAGTCCGCTCGCGGACGACCTGCACCCCGAACGCGCGGAGGAGCAATAA
- a CDS encoding 30S ribosomal protein S13 — protein MSEEEPQEQEDEDLQYFVRIGQTDLDGTKSVERSLSEMNGIGRRTARLIAEKAGVDRTATFGRLDEDVIDEVVELVENYAAEVPDWLNNRQHDFYTGETTHEIGNDLQLTRQHDINRMKMIDSYKGVRHKRGQKVRGQRTKSTGRTEGTIGVNVEEIREEQEEEAAEEGDE, from the coding sequence ATGAGCGAGGAAGAACCTCAAGAGCAAGAGGACGAAGACCTTCAGTACTTCGTCCGCATCGGTCAAACCGACCTCGACGGGACGAAATCCGTCGAGCGCTCGCTCTCGGAGATGAACGGGATCGGTCGTCGAACCGCCCGACTCATCGCCGAGAAAGCGGGCGTCGACCGAACGGCGACGTTCGGCCGACTCGACGAAGACGTCATCGACGAGGTCGTCGAACTCGTAGAGAACTACGCCGCGGAAGTACCGGACTGGCTCAACAACCGCCAGCACGACTTCTACACCGGCGAGACAACCCACGAGATCGGCAACGATCTCCAGCTGACCCGCCAGCACGACATCAACCGGATGAAGATGATCGACTCCTACAAGGGCGTGCGCCACAAGCGCGGCCAGAAGGTCCGCGGGCAGCGCACCAAGTCCACCGGTCGTACGGAGGGCACCATCGGCGTCAACGTCGAGGAGATCCGCGAGGAACAGGAAGAGGAAGCCGCCGAGGAGGGTGACGAATAA
- a CDS encoding DUF4129 domain-containing protein: protein MSRNELLVRLVAAVAAIVAIGLAAATVRSPLETGGSGGAGTGEGEGTGVGQPPETPPESGADLPPFLEYLLYAVVLVAAVALVWYLLANRRDAVRLIAIALVAALLAIGLAYALAALGTVPIGGEEPTEDVPDEPGLGEEGGEPGEGEGDRSVPTGPLVGVLVVLAAVFVGGVLLTRNRDDPAPSAPEADAIGDGPRSTDAAAVGSAAGRAADRIDEGTAVDNEVYRAWREMTDRLDVDRPASSTPREFADAAVAAGLERDHVDELTRLFEDVRYGDTETTPAMERQAVATLRKIEAAYADGDSSLERDDGTDGGERR from the coding sequence GTGTCACGAAACGAACTCCTCGTTCGACTCGTCGCGGCCGTCGCGGCGATCGTCGCGATCGGGCTCGCCGCGGCGACCGTTCGCTCACCGCTCGAGACCGGCGGCTCTGGCGGCGCTGGAACCGGGGAGGGCGAGGGGACCGGAGTCGGACAGCCTCCCGAGACACCCCCCGAATCGGGCGCCGATCTGCCGCCGTTTCTCGAGTACCTGCTGTACGCGGTCGTCCTCGTGGCCGCAGTCGCGCTGGTCTGGTATCTCCTCGCGAACCGTCGAGACGCGGTCCGACTGATCGCGATCGCGCTCGTGGCCGCTCTCCTCGCGATCGGCCTGGCCTACGCGCTGGCCGCGCTCGGAACGGTCCCGATCGGGGGCGAAGAGCCGACCGAGGACGTCCCCGACGAACCCGGCCTCGGCGAGGAGGGTGGGGAGCCGGGCGAGGGTGAGGGCGATCGATCGGTGCCAACTGGGCCGCTGGTGGGCGTCCTCGTCGTCCTCGCTGCGGTCTTCGTCGGCGGCGTGTTACTGACCCGAAACCGCGACGATCCGGCCCCGTCGGCCCCCGAAGCTGACGCGATCGGGGACGGACCGAGATCGACCGACGCCGCCGCGGTCGGCTCGGCTGCGGGCCGCGCCGCGGATCGGATCGACGAGGGGACGGCCGTCGACAACGAGGTGTACCGCGCCTGGCGGGAGATGACGGACCGCCTCGACGTTGATCGACCCGCCTCGAGCACGCCCCGGGAGTTCGCCGACGCCGCGGTCGCGGCCGGCCTCGAGCGTGACCACGTCGACGAGCTCACGCGGCTGTTCGAGGACGTCAGGTACGGCGATACCGAGACGACGCCGGCGATGGAGCGCCAGGCGGTGGCGACGCTCCGAAAGATCGAGGCCGCGTACGCGGACGGCGACTCGTCGCTCGAACGCGACGACGGAACCGACGGAGGCGAGCGGCGATGA
- a CDS encoding DUF58 domain-containing protein, whose protein sequence is MNGRRLALALGLAAFVAAVAVLIGVLDVGFSRTALVVVGLVAIAIGLRALFAREPPRSVDTPDPERSTVVPTPGATLHGAIDAFRTSETRYSVTGRRTVEGLRAATIAVLSRFDGNDEETARRRLETGEWTDDEVAAAFLSESLEVPRSARDWVADTVRGTSRFRTGVRRAVAAIEDIADGGDGGDGSLPRYDPREGASAVDGDRRHRTATSAVEGTERRCERATGYWRGVGVLALVAVGVGVVAESPAVVLAGVVGVGYAGFSRAFDPPEPELSIERELSDPDPAPGDEIEVSVTIANESDGFVPDLRIVDGVPAGMAVTEGASRLGTALRPGEDVVLEYTVSVGRGSHEFDPVLAIVGDLSRSTEREYLIGAPTTVVCEPELRPIAAPVPLRTAGTSFSGRLQTSDGGAGTTFHSVREYRKGDALSRVDWNRRAKTGELTTLQFHEERAARVVVLVDARRDAYLAPDPDAVHAVDRSVVGAGRIAATLLADGDTVGLAGIGAIPGAEDAEPCWLPPASGRHHEVRFAELLATHPQFSANPPTGEGRWLWQLRGLRRRLSTGTQIVMLTPLCDYVSAEIARRLDARGYPVTVVSPDPTADETAGQRLARVGRAVRRFDLQRAGIPVVDWPAAEAIDAVFARRAAGDRR, encoded by the coding sequence ATGAACGGACGGCGTCTCGCGCTGGCGCTCGGACTAGCGGCGTTCGTCGCCGCGGTGGCGGTTCTGATCGGCGTCCTCGATGTCGGGTTCTCCCGGACGGCGCTGGTCGTCGTCGGTCTCGTCGCGATCGCGATCGGGCTCCGGGCGCTGTTCGCCCGCGAGCCGCCGCGGAGCGTCGACACCCCCGATCCCGAGCGCTCGACGGTCGTACCGACGCCCGGCGCGACGCTACACGGTGCGATCGACGCCTTTCGGACGTCTGAGACCCGCTACTCGGTGACTGGACGGCGAACCGTCGAGGGGCTTCGGGCGGCGACGATCGCGGTCCTCTCGCGGTTCGACGGGAACGACGAGGAGACCGCCCGACGGCGGCTCGAGACCGGGGAGTGGACCGACGACGAGGTCGCGGCCGCCTTCCTCTCGGAGTCGCTGGAGGTGCCGCGCTCGGCTCGGGACTGGGTCGCCGATACGGTCCGTGGCACCTCGCGGTTCCGAACTGGCGTTCGCCGCGCCGTCGCGGCCATCGAGGACATCGCCGATGGTGGCGACGGCGGCGACGGCTCGCTGCCGCGGTACGACCCCCGCGAGGGGGCGTCCGCTGTCGACGGCGACCGACGGCACCGGACCGCCACGAGCGCGGTCGAGGGTACCGAGCGACGATGCGAGCGCGCGACCGGCTACTGGCGCGGGGTCGGCGTCCTCGCGCTGGTCGCCGTCGGCGTCGGGGTCGTCGCCGAATCGCCCGCGGTCGTCCTCGCGGGCGTCGTCGGGGTCGGCTACGCCGGCTTCTCCCGGGCGTTCGATCCGCCAGAGCCCGAGCTCTCGATCGAGCGCGAGCTGAGCGACCCCGATCCCGCACCCGGCGACGAGATCGAGGTTTCGGTGACGATCGCAAACGAGTCCGACGGGTTCGTCCCCGATCTGCGGATCGTCGACGGCGTCCCCGCGGGGATGGCGGTCACCGAGGGGGCGAGCCGGCTCGGGACCGCCCTGCGTCCCGGCGAGGACGTCGTCCTCGAGTACACGGTCTCGGTCGGGCGGGGGAGCCACGAGTTCGATCCCGTCCTCGCGATCGTCGGCGACCTCTCGCGGTCGACCGAGCGGGAGTACCTGATCGGTGCGCCGACGACGGTCGTCTGCGAGCCCGAGCTGCGTCCGATCGCGGCGCCGGTTCCGCTGCGGACCGCGGGCACCAGCTTCTCGGGTCGGCTGCAGACCAGCGACGGCGGGGCGGGGACGACGTTTCACTCGGTCCGGGAGTACCGCAAGGGCGACGCCCTCTCGCGGGTCGACTGGAACCGACGGGCCAAGACCGGCGAGCTGACGACGCTGCAGTTCCACGAGGAGCGGGCGGCCCGGGTCGTCGTGTTGGTCGACGCCCGGCGGGACGCCTACCTGGCGCCCGACCCCGACGCCGTCCACGCCGTCGACCGGTCGGTCGTCGGGGCCGGACGGATCGCCGCTACGCTGCTCGCCGACGGCGACACGGTCGGGCTGGCAGGGATCGGCGCGATCCCGGGAGCCGAGGACGCGGAGCCGTGCTGGCTCCCCCCGGCCTCGGGTCGCCACCACGAGGTCCGGTTCGCGGAGCTGCTGGCGACCCACCCGCAGTTCTCGGCGAACCCACCCACGGGTGAGGGACGGTGGCTCTGGCAGCTCAGAGGACTCAGACGACGGCTCTCGACGGGCACCCAGATCGTGATGCTCACGCCGCTCTGTGACTACGTCTCGGCCGAGATCGCGCGACGGCTCGACGCCCGGGGCTACCCCGTCACCGTCGTCAGTCCGGATCCGACCGCCGACGAGACTGCCGGCCAGCGCCTGGCGCGGGTCGGTCGAGCGGTCAGGCGGTTCGACCTCCAGCGAGCGGGGATCCCGGTCGTCGACTGGCCGGCCGCGGAGGCGATCGACGCGGTCTTCGCCCGGCGAGCCGCGGGTGATCGACGGTGA
- a CDS encoding DUF7519 family protein, translating into MSEITRRPTIASSVAAAVAVLVAVLAAGSQAASALGFAAVGGLVFVVGLALGRHRAVDVGALVVLFGVVAGGLEATAVEPTIVAAVATVVAWDLAHGAIALGDQLGRGAETRRLEAVRVSSSLLVGLASGTVGYAVYVFGGSGQPVAAVTLLLVAAVLIVVGFGGGRTGSTRRRRTRP; encoded by the coding sequence GTGAGCGAGATCACACGACGGCCGACGATCGCCTCGAGCGTCGCCGCCGCCGTCGCCGTCCTGGTCGCCGTCCTCGCGGCCGGGAGCCAGGCGGCCAGCGCACTCGGGTTCGCCGCGGTCGGCGGGCTCGTCTTCGTGGTCGGGTTAGCGCTCGGCCGTCACCGGGCCGTCGACGTCGGCGCGCTCGTCGTCCTCTTCGGGGTCGTCGCGGGCGGGCTCGAGGCGACGGCGGTCGAGCCGACGATCGTCGCCGCGGTCGCGACCGTCGTCGCCTGGGACCTCGCCCACGGAGCGATCGCGCTCGGCGACCAGCTCGGACGGGGGGCCGAGACGCGCCGGCTCGAGGCGGTCCGTGTGTCCTCGAGCCTGCTTGTCGGGCTGGCGTCGGGAACGGTCGGCTACGCGGTGTACGTCTTCGGGGGAAGCGGCCAGCCGGTCGCCGCCGTCACCCTCCTGCTCGTCGCGGCGGTACTGATCGTCGTCGGATTCGGCGGCGGACGAACGGGATCGACCCGTCGGCGGCGAACCCGTCCCTGA
- a CDS encoding twin-arginine translocation signal domain-containing protein, whose amino-acid sequence MERRAFLATAAIGGVAATAGCLERLPGVGFDASLETTDPELRPQDPPDVTVDGEEVTVRGTIRYGSSSCGGVELAHADYEDSQARLDVLVVAADDSGWTSACTDDLVAEGYRVEATVSERLRRVAATEHHVYGETSSTTVDGLN is encoded by the coding sequence ATGGAGCGACGCGCGTTCCTCGCGACGGCGGCGATCGGGGGGGTCGCCGCCACCGCGGGCTGTCTCGAACGGCTGCCGGGCGTTGGCTTCGACGCCTCGCTGGAGACGACCGATCCGGAGCTTCGACCCCAGGACCCGCCCGACGTGACCGTCGACGGCGAGGAGGTCACCGTTCGCGGCACGATCCGGTACGGCTCGAGCAGCTGTGGCGGGGTCGAGCTCGCACACGCCGACTACGAGGACTCCCAGGCTCGACTCGACGTCCTCGTCGTCGCGGCTGACGACTCGGGCTGGACGTCGGCGTGTACGGACGACCTCGTGGCGGAAGGCTACCGCGTCGAGGCGACCGTCAGTGAGAGGTTGCGGCGGGTCGCCGCGACCGAACACCACGTCTACGGGGAGACGTCTTCGACGACGGTCGACGGACTGAATTAA
- the moaA gene encoding GTP 3',8-cyclase MoaA, with protein sequence MLTDDFGREVTGVRISLTDRCNFDCVYCHNEGLGDTRGPMDPQDDEMSADDVVRFLEVVEEFGVDSVKFTGGEPMLRQDLEEIIERTPDSMEVSLTTNGTFLPGRAEDLVDAGLERVNVSQDALDPEDFAAVTQSGAYEKVLEGVQAAVDAGLDPVKLNMVVFEHTAGYVPEMVDHVAENDGLQLQLIEYMPELTGRPEWNIDIQRVHDWLAERAVEIEHREMHDRKRYWVGGSEDDESRSALDESDLGMVEIVDPVENPTFCANCHRVRVTHEGYLKGCLNRSDDLRPMGEMTKPEIREAYREVVANRVPYYGEYMVKNDDDEWEINDDYIEDYAEV encoded by the coding sequence ATGCTAACCGACGACTTCGGGCGCGAGGTCACGGGGGTTCGGATCTCGCTCACCGATCGGTGTAACTTCGACTGTGTCTACTGTCACAACGAGGGGCTGGGAGACACGCGGGGGCCGATGGATCCCCAGGACGACGAGATGAGCGCCGACGACGTCGTCCGCTTCCTCGAGGTCGTCGAGGAGTTCGGCGTCGATTCGGTGAAGTTCACGGGCGGAGAGCCGATGCTCCGCCAGGACCTCGAGGAGATCATCGAGCGGACGCCCGACTCGATGGAGGTCTCGCTGACGACCAACGGGACCTTCCTCCCCGGTCGAGCCGAGGACCTCGTCGACGCGGGTCTGGAGCGAGTCAACGTCTCTCAGGACGCGCTCGATCCCGAGGACTTCGCGGCGGTCACGCAGAGCGGCGCCTACGAGAAGGTCCTCGAGGGCGTGCAGGCGGCGGTCGACGCTGGGCTGGACCCGGTCAAACTCAACATGGTCGTTTTCGAACACACTGCGGGATACGTTCCGGAGATGGTCGATCACGTCGCCGAGAACGACGGGCTCCAGCTCCAGCTGATCGAGTACATGCCCGAGCTGACGGGACGACCGGAGTGGAACATCGACATCCAACGGGTCCACGACTGGCTCGCCGAGCGAGCCGTCGAGATCGAACACCGGGAGATGCACGACCGCAAGCGCTACTGGGTAGGCGGGAGCGAGGACGACGAGTCGCGGTCCGCGTTGGACGAGTCCGACCTGGGCATGGTCGAGATCGTCGACCCCGTCGAGAACCCGACCTTCTGTGCGAACTGTCACCGCGTGCGGGTCACCCACGAAGGGTACCTGAAGGGCTGTCTCAACCGCAGCGACGACCTGCGACCGATGGGCGAGATGACCAAACCCGAGATCCGTGAGGCCTACCGCGAGGTCGTCGCGAACCGAGTCCCCTACTACGGCGAGTACATGGTCAAAAACGACGACGACGAGTGGGAGATAAACGACGACTACATCGAGGACTACGCCGAGGTTTAA
- a CDS encoding helix-turn-helix domain-containing protein → MSTIAEFAIPAESFALGHTLDRAPALGVEIEPVIAADPEAVMPCVRFFGDEDTLEDADDALVADPTVEAATPILDLDGERWYRVRWGETVVDLVELLTREEATVFETELEDDRWQFRVVFPRREALARSYEYATDRGVPIDLRKINRLEETRYERFGLTDAQHETLVAALEYGYYDIPRGIDMETLSDELGISHQALSERLRRAHLTLVEEAVGADDAT, encoded by the coding sequence ATGAGTACGATCGCCGAGTTCGCCATCCCCGCCGAGTCGTTCGCGCTCGGACACACGCTCGATCGCGCGCCGGCGCTCGGAGTCGAGATCGAACCCGTCATCGCGGCCGATCCCGAGGCGGTGATGCCCTGCGTGCGCTTTTTCGGCGACGAGGATACCCTCGAGGACGCCGACGACGCCCTCGTTGCGGATCCGACCGTCGAGGCGGCGACTCCGATCCTCGATCTCGATGGGGAACGGTGGTACCGGGTGCGGTGGGGCGAGACGGTCGTCGACCTCGTCGAGTTGCTGACTCGGGAGGAGGCGACGGTGTTTGAGACCGAACTCGAGGACGATCGATGGCAGTTTCGCGTGGTCTTCCCGCGGCGGGAGGCGCTGGCCCGGAGCTACGAGTACGCCACCGACCGGGGCGTTCCGATCGACCTCCGGAAGATCAACCGCCTCGAGGAGACCCGCTACGAGCGGTTCGGGCTGACCGACGCCCAACACGAGACCCTCGTCGCGGCCCTCGAGTACGGCTACTACGACATCCCCCGCGGAATCGACATGGAGACGCTGTCGGACGAACTGGGGATCTCACACCAGGCGCTCTCCGAGCGGCTGCGGCGGGCCCACCTGACCCTCGTCGAGGAGGCCGTCGGCGCGGACGACGCGACGTGA
- a CDS encoding RtcB family protein: MTTFDADGITLEKVRDYVWEIPQEGEMNVPARVLASEALLEEISEDKTLQQLTNTTHLPGITTNAICMPDGHQGYGFPVGGVGAIDAENGCISPGAVGYDINCGVRMMRTNLTYDELQGREEELVDSLFANIPSGLGGGGIVEADIDTVEEILARGVDWALEHGHAVEDDLLHCEDEGMREGADPDKVSQKAKDRGKNQIGSLGSGNHFLEVQRVTDVFDDEVGAAFGLEEDRIVVLIHCGSRGLGHQTCNDYLRKIEQQHKGLLDRLPDKELAAAPAGSQLAEDYYAAMNAAINFAWVNRQLIMHRTRQVFERVFDRTWEEMEMELLYDVAHNIAKKETHTVGDEERELYVHRKGATRAFPAGHPEVPKAYRDVGQPVIIPGSMGAGNFVLRGGENSMDLTFGSTAHGAGRLMSRTQAKNEYWGGDVQQELEDQQQIYVKAQSGATVAEEAPGVYKDVDEVVRVSDELGIGDKVARTFPVCNIKG; this comes from the coding sequence ATGACTACGTTCGATGCCGACGGCATCACGCTCGAGAAGGTGCGCGACTACGTCTGGGAGATCCCCCAGGAGGGCGAGATGAACGTTCCCGCGCGGGTGCTGGCCAGCGAGGCCCTGCTCGAGGAGATCAGCGAGGACAAGACCCTCCAGCAGCTCACGAACACGACCCACCTGCCGGGGATTACGACCAACGCGATCTGTATGCCCGACGGCCACCAGGGCTACGGTTTCCCCGTCGGCGGAGTTGGCGCGATCGACGCCGAGAACGGCTGTATCTCGCCCGGGGCGGTTGGTTACGACATCAATTGCGGTGTGAGAATGATGCGGACGAACCTCACGTACGACGAGCTCCAGGGACGCGAGGAGGAACTCGTCGACTCCCTCTTTGCCAACATCCCTTCGGGACTCGGCGGTGGAGGGATCGTCGAGGCCGACATCGACACCGTCGAGGAGATCCTCGCTCGCGGTGTCGACTGGGCCCTCGAGCACGGCCACGCCGTCGAGGACGACCTCCTGCACTGCGAGGACGAGGGGATGCGCGAAGGCGCGGATCCCGACAAGGTGAGCCAGAAGGCAAAGGACCGCGGGAAAAACCAGATCGGCTCGCTGGGCTCGGGGAACCACTTCCTCGAGGTCCAGCGGGTCACGGACGTCTTCGACGACGAGGTCGGCGCGGCGTTCGGCCTCGAGGAGGACCGGATCGTCGTCCTCATTCACTGCGGCTCCCGGGGCCTGGGCCACCAGACCTGTAACGACTACCTGCGCAAGATCGAGCAACAGCACAAGGGACTGCTCGATCGGCTGCCAGACAAGGAGCTGGCTGCGGCACCTGCAGGATCGCAGCTCGCCGAGGACTACTACGCGGCGATGAACGCGGCGATCAACTTCGCGTGGGTCAACCGCCAGCTGATCATGCACCGCACTCGCCAGGTCTTCGAGCGCGTGTTCGACCGCACCTGGGAGGAGATGGAGATGGAGCTGCTGTACGACGTCGCCCACAACATCGCAAAGAAAGAGACGCACACGGTCGGGGACGAAGAACGCGAGCTCTACGTCCACCGCAAGGGCGCGACCAGAGCCTTCCCCGCGGGCCACCCGGAGGTGCCGAAGGCCTATCGCGACGTTGGCCAGCCGGTCATCATCCCCGGCAGCATGGGTGCGGGGAACTTCGTCCTGCGGGGTGGCGAGAACTCGATGGATCTGACCTTCGGCTCGACCGCCCACGGCGCCGGCCGGCTGATGAGCCGCACCCAGGCGAAAAACGAGTACTGGGGCGGGGACGTCCAGCAGGAACTCGAAGACCAGCAACAGATCTACGTCAAGGCCCAGTCGGGCGCGACCGTCGCCGAGGAGGCGCCGGGCGTCTACAAGGACGTCGACGAGGTCGTTCGCGTCTCCGACGAACTCGGTATCGGCGACAAGGTTGCGCGGACGTTCCCCGTCTGTAACATCAAGGGTTGA
- a CDS encoding archease — MSFELRDHTADVGVAATGDDLEDVFAAVADGLAAASCDAIPAENGERFSVAVAAESREALLFDYLDELIYLRDVRAELPVDHRVERIDRADDEWRLEGSARGIPLDAIDAREIKAVTYSEMRLEDVGDGWESYVVFDV; from the coding sequence ATGAGTTTCGAGCTTCGCGACCACACCGCCGACGTCGGCGTGGCGGCGACCGGAGACGACCTCGAGGACGTCTTCGCTGCGGTCGCCGACGGCCTCGCGGCGGCCTCCTGTGACGCGATTCCGGCGGAGAACGGCGAGCGCTTTTCGGTCGCCGTCGCGGCCGAGAGCCGGGAGGCGCTGCTGTTCGACTACCTGGACGAGCTGATCTACCTGCGGGACGTCCGGGCAGAGCTCCCCGTCGATCACCGTGTCGAACGGATCGACCGAGCCGACGACGAGTGGCGCCTCGAGGGCAGCGCCCGCGGGATCCCGCTCGACGCGATCGACGCCCGCGAGATCAAGGCCGTCACCTACTCGGAGATGCGCCTCGAGGACGTCGGCGACGGCTGGGAGTCGTACGTCGTCTTCGACGTCTGA
- a CDS encoding GNAT family N-acetyltransferase — protein sequence MSVNIDSRVVAPGSDEFVEDAWQLKERINSQEGVLKQRYEFFTDAYRRSTVHCYLQDDELVGFAAVRRDGYILFLAVSTEFRGQGIGKRLVARVAEDHDSVTCHARTSNENALEFYEHLGFETKRRINGYYEDGGDAYYLKLGDDSGIADRISEFVRR from the coding sequence GTGAGCGTCAACATCGACAGTCGCGTCGTCGCTCCCGGCAGCGACGAGTTCGTCGAGGACGCCTGGCAGCTCAAGGAACGCATCAACAGCCAGGAAGGCGTCCTCAAACAGCGATACGAGTTCTTTACCGACGCCTATCGGCGCTCGACGGTTCACTGTTATCTGCAGGACGACGAGCTCGTCGGCTTCGCGGCCGTTCGCCGGGACGGCTACATTCTCTTTCTGGCGGTTTCGACGGAGTTTCGCGGCCAGGGGATCGGCAAGCGCCTCGTCGCGCGGGTCGCCGAAGACCACGACTCGGTCACCTGCCACGCCCGGACGAGCAACGAGAACGCCCTCGAGTTCTACGAGCATCTCGGCTTTGAGACCAAGCGCCGGATAAACGGCTACTACGAGGACGGCGGCGACGCCTACTACCTCAAACTCGGCGATGACTCCGGAATCGCGGATCGGATCTCGGAGTTCGTTCGCCGGTAG